One Malania oleifera isolate guangnan ecotype guangnan chromosome 9, ASM2987363v1, whole genome shotgun sequence DNA segment encodes these proteins:
- the LOC131164651 gene encoding MDIS1-interacting receptor like kinase 2 — protein sequence MDKRLFFALLVLRFLFVSLNRTATASTEEADALLKWKASLENQTHSFLPSWSHLPPSNASRTGANPCTWSGLSCDTAGRITEIILPELGLEGTFHNFSFPLFPNLLHINLSTNKLYGTIPPQISNLSKLVFLDLSFNLFTGKIPSEIGLITNLEVLHLANNRLNASIPGEIGQLSRLTDLSLYNNSFNGLIPASLGALSNLAKLDLYHNQLSGSIPPDLGNLSNLVELYLSDNSLAGPIPSSIFRSLEKLTTLDLFDNSLNGSIPPEIGLLKALDSLSLHTNNFSGSMPASLANLSHLTILHLYDNHFSGSIPQEIGNMNFLVRLELSRNQLTGSVPASIGNLSNLKTLHLRANHLSGSIPQEIGNLSKLAVLQLDTNNFTGYLPQHICQGGLLRNLSAYDNHFIGPIPTSLRNCTSLYRVRLQENQLTGNVSEVFGIHPNLSLIDLSINKLYGEISLNWGRCPELRTLRIASNNITGRIPSDWGTSSQLGLIDLSSNHLVGEIPKELGKLTNLSQLYLSNNQLSGMIPPELGSLSNVERLDLSANNLSGSIPGKLGDCSRLICLNLSNNRLSDTIPSYICNLVQLQILLDLSHNSLTGKIPSQIRNLQSLETLNLSHNKLSGQIPGAFEEMLSLSYLDISNNELQGPIPNSKAFQDAPIEALQGNRGLCGNVRGLQPCNSSFDHQQGKKKGVKLLLLVMLPILGAVLLLFAFIGSFFIFQKRKRNAQSESKEMVNEDLLLEEQTFGGIMYDEIIQETNNFDATHCIGEGSQGNVYLAKLSSNHMVAVKKLHSQCIGEEKDQKVFRNEIKALTEIRHRNIVKFHGFCSHAEHMLLVYEYIERGSLARLLSTVTEATELDWSKRVNVIKGVAYALSYMHHECSPPIVHRDISSKNVLLDSEYEAHVSDFGTAKFLNPDSSNWTAAAGTYGYMAPEVAYTMKVTEKCDVYSFGVLALEVIKGAHPGDFISSLAMDKILLNEMLDQRLSPPTNQIKGDLLFITKLAIACLQVNPAHRPTMHDVSQALAARISSSYE from the exons ATGGATAAGAGACTGTTCTTTGCTCTCCTGGTCTTGCGTTTTCTGTTCGTTTCTTTAAACAGAACTGCTACAGCCTCCACTGAAGAAGCAGATGCTCTGCTCAAATGGAAAGCCAGCTTGGAAAACCAAACTCATAGTTTTCTACCATCCTGGAGTCATCTTCCTCCCAGCAATGCCTCCAGAACAGGAGCGAATCCATGCACATGGTCTGGATTATCTTGTGACACTGCTGGAAGGATCACAGAAATAATCCTCCCGGAACTGGGTTTGGAAGGCACGTTCCATAACTTCTCCTTCCCGCTGTTTCCAAACCTCTTGCATATTAATCTCAGCACGAACAAGCTCTATGGTACCATCCCTCCACAGATCAGTAACCTCTCCAAACTGGTATTTCTTGATCTTTCCTTCAATTTGTTCACTGGGAAAATCCCATCAGAAATTGGCTTGATAACAAATCTTGAGGTCCTCCACCTTGCTAATAATCGATTAAATGCCTCAATTCCTGGAGAAATTGGTCAGTTAAGCCGTCTCACTGATCTTTCTTTGTACAACAACAGTTTTAATGGTCTTATTCCAGCTTCTTTGGGAGCTTTGAGCAACCTGGCTAAGCTAGATTTGTATCATAATCAACTTTCTGGTTCTATTCCTCCGGATCTGGGAAATCTCTCCAACCTTGTTGAGCTGTACTTGAGCGACAATTCTCTTGCAGGTCCCATACCATCCAGTATTTTTAGAAGCCTTGAAAAGCTAACAACGCTGGACCTGTTCGATAATTCATTAAATGGTTCTATACCGCCTGAAATTGGACTACTAAAAGCACTTGACTCTCTGAGCCTTCACACAAACAACTTTTCGGGTTCCATGCCAGCATCATTAGCTAATCTGAGCCACCTAACTATTCTGCATCTCTATGACAATCATTTTTCTGGTTCCATTCCTCAAGAAATAGGAAACATGAACTTTCTTGTTCGGCTAGAATTGAGCAGGAATCAACTCACTGGTTCTGTCCCTGCTTCCATTGGTAATTTGAGCAATTTAAAGACTTTACATCTTCGAGCGAACCATCTTTCTGGTTCCATTCCTCAAGAAATTGGAAATTTATCAAAGTTGGCTGTGCTGCAACTGGATACAAACAACTTCACTGGCTATTTGCCTCAACATATTTGTCAAGGGGGTTTACTTAGGAACCTTTCTGCGTATGACAACCACTTCATAGGTCCAATTCCCACAAGCTTGAGAAACTGCACAAGCTTGTACAGAGTCCGGCTTCAAGAGAATCAACTAACTGGGAATGTATCAGAAGTTTTTGGCATCCATCCAAACCTTTCCCTCATAGATCTGagtattaataaattatatggaGAAATATCACTTAACTGGGGAAGATGCCCAGAATTACGTACACTGCGGATTGCAAGCAACAATATTACAGGCAGAATACCATCTGACTGGGGAACCTCATCTCAACTAGGTTTAATTGATCTTTCTTCAAACCATTTAGTTGGGGAGATTCCAAAGGAACTTGGGAAGTTGACTAATTTGTCACAGCTATATTTGAGCAATAACCAACTTTCTGGCATGATACCTCCAGAGTTAGGATCACTTTCCAATGTCGAGAGACTAGACCTGTCTGCAAACAATTTGAGTGGTTCAATACCAGGAAAACTTGGTGACTGCTCGAGGCTGATTTGTCTGAACTTGAGCAATAACAGATTAAGCGACACAATACCATCATATATTTGTAATTTAGTTCAGCTGCAAATTCTACTAGATCTGAGTCATAACTCACTAACAGGGAAAATACCATCACAAATCAGAAACTTGCAGAGCTTGGAGACGTTGAATCTGTCACACAACAAGCTTTCAGGTCAGATTCCGGGGGCTTTTGAAGAAATGCTTAGCTTGTCATATTTAGACATATCAAATAATGAGTTGCAGGGTCCAATTCCCAACAGTAAAGCTTTTCAAGATGCTCCCATAGAAGCACTACAAGGGAACAGAGGTTTGTGCGGCAATGTCAGAGGCCTGCAACCTTGCAATTCCTCATTTGACCACCAACAAGGCAAGAAGAAGGGTGTCAAACTTCTGTTGTTGGTCATGCTCCCTATTTTGGGAGCAGTTTTGCTTTTATTTGCTTTCATTGGAagctttttcatttttcaaaagagaaaaaggaatgCTCAATCAGAATCAAAAGAAATGGTAAATGAAGATCTGCTTCTGGAGGAACAAACTTTTGGTGGAATAATGTATGATGAAATAATTCAAGAAACTAACAATTTTGATGCCACACATTGCATTGGAGAGGGAAGCCAGGGAAACGTGTACCTGGCGAAGCTGTCATCAAATCATATGGTTGCTGTGAAGAAACTTCACTCACAATGCATTGGAGAGGAGAAAGATCAAAAAGTCTTTCGAAACGAGATCAAAGCTTTAACAGAAATACGACATCGGAACATTGTGAAATTCCATGGATTTTGTTCACATGCAGAACATATGCTCTTGGTCTATGAGTATATTGAAAGAGGTAGCTTGGCAAGACTATTGAGCACGGTGACAGAAGCAACAGAATTGGACTGGAGTAAGAGGGTAAATGTCATTAAAGGTGTGGCATATGCTTTGTCATACATGCATCATGAGTGCTCCCCACCTATTGTTCACCGAGATATATCAAGCAAGAATGTTTTGCTTGATTCCGAATATGAGGCTCATGTTTCTGACTTCGGCACTGCCAAATTTCTGAATCCAGACTCATCGAATTGGACTGCAGCTGCAGGCACATATGGATACATGGCACCAG AGGTTGCATACACTATGAAGGTCACAGAAAAATGTGATGTGTACAGCTTTGGAGTACTAGCATTGGAAGTGATAAAAGGAGCTCATCCTGGAGATTTCATTTCTTCATTAGCGATGGATAAAATATTGCTGAATGAGATGTTGGATCAACGCCTTTCACCTCCAACAAATCAAATTAAGGGGGATTTGTTATTCATCACAAAGCTTGCAATTGCATGCTTACAAGTCAATCCAGCACATAGGCCAACTATGCATGATGTTTCTCAGGCACTAGCAGCCCGAATATCATCTTCTTATGAATAA